One segment of Allorhodopirellula heiligendammensis DNA contains the following:
- a CDS encoding dual specificity protein phosphatase family protein: MLIFRAYAGQVNPFVENWDHICLTDVVGSPIFGKRSTGDRPRQSGDNTRQVTISTEGPTAGDNPWTDLPPPKLAVLASLFDRNLRCGNVTLIRSTHHSLLFIGDAINARDLRQLYDREVAAVVDLAANEPPAQLGRDLIYCRFPLHDDGSNSPHLLRAAIDCVRSLLLNDVRLLVACSAGMSRSPVVASAAVSLLTGASLDDSLSTIVQDSPHDVSPAFLSSVAEIHATMLGADVSQAGD; encoded by the coding sequence GTGCTGATTTTTCGCGCCTATGCCGGACAGGTCAATCCATTCGTGGAAAACTGGGATCACATTTGCTTGACCGACGTTGTGGGATCGCCCATATTCGGTAAGCGCTCAACCGGTGATAGGCCCCGTCAATCCGGCGACAACACTCGACAGGTCACCATAAGCACCGAAGGTCCAACCGCTGGTGACAATCCCTGGACCGACTTGCCTCCGCCTAAGCTGGCAGTGCTTGCCTCATTATTCGACAGAAATCTCCGCTGCGGTAACGTCACGTTGATTCGATCCACGCACCATAGTCTGCTCTTTATCGGCGACGCGATCAATGCTCGCGATTTGCGTCAACTCTACGATCGTGAAGTTGCCGCCGTCGTTGATCTCGCCGCGAATGAACCTCCTGCACAACTTGGGCGTGACCTAATCTATTGCCGATTTCCGTTGCACGATGATGGATCCAACTCGCCGCACTTGTTGCGTGCTGCCATCGATTGCGTGAGGTCACTCTTGCTTAACGACGTTCGTCTTCTTGTTGCCTGTTCCGCAGGCATGAGCCGGTCGCCCGTGGTCGCGTCCGCCGCTGTTTCGTTGCTGACTGGTGCTTCGCTCGACGATTCGCTTTCCACGATCGTTCAGGACTCGCCGCACGATGTTTCGCCAGCGTTCCTGTCATCTGTCGCGGAAATTCACGCTACAATGCTCGGTGCGGACGTGAGCCAAGCCGGCGATTAA
- a CDS encoding HU family DNA-binding protein has product TALAEGTGLTKKEIVSVFDELSTLMGKNLGKRGPGVFNLPSLMKVKVIRKPATKARKGINPFTKEETVFQAKPARNVVKVLPLKALKDMV; this is encoded by the coding sequence CACGGCTTTGGCGGAGGGCACGGGGCTGACCAAGAAAGAGATCGTGAGTGTGTTCGATGAGCTTTCGACGTTAATGGGGAAGAACCTTGGAAAACGAGGCCCAGGTGTTTTCAATCTCCCTAGCCTGATGAAAGTGAAAGTGATCCGCAAACCAGCGACAAAAGCCCGTAAGGGAATTAACCCGTTCACCAAAGAGGAAACGGTTTTCCAGGCCAAGCCTGCTCGAAATGTCGTCAAAGTGCTGCCCCTCAAGGCTCTGAAAGACATGGTTTGA
- a CDS encoding GNAT family N-acetyltransferase — protein MSDLAVDTAHQGQGIGRELIRVTHEHVGLATRLILLAAPGAASYYPHVGMEQHDSCWTIPPRENS, from the coding sequence CTGTCGGACTTGGCGGTTGATACCGCTCACCAGGGCCAGGGGATCGGTCGGGAGCTGATTCGTGTGACTCATGAGCACGTCGGGCTGGCCACCCGTTTGATTCTGTTGGCGGCTCCCGGAGCGGCGAGCTACTATCCGCATGTCGGCATGGAGCAGCATGATTCGTGCTGGACGATTCCTCCGCGGGAAAACTCCTAA
- a CDS encoding reverse transcriptase/maturase family protein produces the protein MPKQTIGPPFNPLALAKETQVAVELLLLEDQTKSQAQTSEPAAEFEAKRQYSRLQSCYLSNRVRGLYGPLEAYRLAVKEWALVSADKKHEHCQTLLAAVANPMMLNISLEKLMPKLIRRDADLELFLHDSSAKWNWLRGLQRDLTENRFRRGKYEKYKIAKPGNSGFRTIEVPNSEARIVARTLASVLQPLVDPLFYPLSVGFRPGRSVLHGIAAAEQLLQRGLTHWVACDIRDAFGQVPKQPLLDVLTSRLHGSSVMCLVREILDTHRKRGIPQGIAISPLAMNVYLDHFLDRWWTERFPHTCLVRYADDIMIACPSRQLAIAAFEALETRGTAIGMPIKETQTDAVLDLTKGDVVDWLGFRIRLCGDDMKVTLGTKSWENLEFKLKEVQSRKCRGETYSREDIASIGFGRMLEKAIAFGEQQVPAAAVKIRDLANELNLDMSAFTNERAQSAWSVGQQKWQEAREKVTDWLPLN, from the coding sequence ATGCCAAAGCAAACGATAGGACCTCCATTCAACCCGCTCGCTCTCGCCAAAGAGACACAGGTAGCGGTCGAGCTATTACTGCTGGAGGATCAGACAAAATCCCAGGCTCAGACTTCGGAGCCTGCTGCAGAGTTCGAGGCGAAGCGACAGTACTCGCGTTTGCAAAGCTGCTATCTCAGCAATCGTGTCCGAGGACTTTATGGGCCACTCGAGGCTTATAGGCTGGCCGTCAAGGAATGGGCTTTGGTTTCCGCTGACAAAAAACATGAGCACTGTCAGACGTTGCTTGCGGCGGTCGCCAATCCGATGATGCTCAATATCTCGCTGGAAAAGCTGATGCCCAAGCTGATCCGTCGTGATGCAGATTTGGAACTGTTTCTTCACGATTCTTCCGCGAAGTGGAACTGGCTTCGTGGACTTCAGCGTGACCTGACTGAGAACCGTTTTCGCCGAGGCAAGTACGAAAAGTACAAGATCGCCAAGCCGGGCAATTCTGGATTCCGCACGATCGAAGTGCCCAACTCCGAAGCCCGCATTGTCGCCCGCACCTTGGCGAGTGTCTTGCAGCCGCTAGTTGATCCATTGTTTTACCCACTGAGCGTCGGTTTCCGCCCAGGTCGCTCCGTTTTGCACGGCATCGCTGCTGCCGAGCAACTGTTGCAAAGAGGTTTAACCCACTGGGTGGCATGTGACATTCGCGATGCTTTTGGCCAGGTGCCCAAGCAACCGCTGCTGGACGTACTCACCTCTCGCCTGCACGGTTCATCAGTGATGTGCTTAGTGCGAGAAATCCTGGACACTCATCGTAAACGAGGGATCCCCCAAGGGATCGCGATTAGCCCGCTGGCAATGAACGTGTACCTCGATCATTTCCTGGATCGTTGGTGGACTGAACGTTTCCCTCACACCTGCCTGGTCCGATACGCTGACGACATCATGATCGCGTGCCCCAGCCGTCAGTTGGCCATCGCTGCCTTCGAGGCATTGGAAACACGAGGCACAGCAATCGGGATGCCCATAAAGGAGACGCAGACGGATGCCGTCTTGGATCTGACGAAAGGCGACGTGGTGGATTGGCTGGGATTTCGGATTCGGCTGTGCGGCGACGATATGAAGGTGACGCTTGGCACCAAGAGCTGGGAAAATCTGGAATTCAAACTCAAAGAAGTGCAGTCTCGTAAATGCAGGGGCGAAACCTATTCGCGCGAAGATATCGCCTCGATTGGATTTGGACGCATGCTGGAAAAGGCAATTGCCTTCGGCGAGCAGCAAGTGCCAGCAGCCGCAGTTAAGATCCGCGATCTTGCCAATGAATTGAATCTCGACATGTCAGCGTTTACCAACGAGCGAGCTCAGTCAGCATGGTCGGTCGGTCAGCAAAAGTGGCAGGAGGCACGTGAGAAAGTCACTGACTGGCTGCCATTGAATTGA
- a CDS encoding recombinase family protein produces the protein MTATGKATWDRTTVWGMLKNTAYKGSAAFGKTRTGPRRPQL, from the coding sequence GTGACGGCGACAGGCAAAGCCACATGGGATCGAACCACAGTGTGGGGAATGCTTAAAAACACTGCATATAAAGGCTCTGCAGCGTTCGGGAAGACACGCACGGGACCGCGTCGGCCACAGCTT
- a CDS encoding vWA domain-containing protein: MPAPSADSLSTSDVTGESDAIGTSDAIGTSGASGDDPVLPSEREAFWDSDETVAMIGSMQVHIIIFLALALVQFHKPFDENAVVVVSPPPQYEEKLEVIEEIVVSETPQTEVGVDAMAELDLAEASADVYAEVADIPNPIDLQPTELGQIMVNKIFSQPVAPQKRLETVKGSTGVGVAGAQGAVDQITAEILFAAEERPTLVVWLFDQSGSLTRQRADIRDRFDRIYDELGIMQKTRENKHLNPDEERILTSIIGFGEKVELYTEEPISDLAEIKQIVDKLPVDSSGVERVFTAIESAAKQYKSLRRDVGPRGPKRNVLFVVVTDERGDDYNRLETSITSCRQLGVPVYVIGVPAPFGREHTLVKYVDPDPKYDQSPQWAQVDQGPETFLPERIQLSFSGNFDDEPVIDSGFGPYGLTRLCYETGGTYFTVHPNRNTSRQVRRGEIEAFSADMKYFFDPTAMARYSPDYLSQADYVSAVKRSPLRMALVQAATIPNVTGIQRPRLRFVKTSEAQLAGDLTNAQQDAAPLEPTLVRLAATLEPGLKGREDETSPRWRAGFDLAYGRVLAQKVRTETYNAVLAQAKQGMPFADPKNNTWILEPSDQISVGSKWQREADSAREFLTRVVEENPGTPWALLAQRELDVPIGWQWKEDFTDLKPRNEGGGGNNNNNNNVPKDDERRMLNRAPKRPVPKL, translated from the coding sequence ATGCCTGCACCCTCGGCTGATTCATTGAGCACTTCAGACGTCACTGGCGAGTCAGACGCCATTGGCACTTCAGACGCTATTGGCACTTCAGGCGCCTCTGGAGATGATCCGGTGCTGCCGTCCGAACGCGAAGCCTTTTGGGACTCCGATGAAACGGTCGCCATGATCGGCAGCATGCAGGTCCATATCATCATCTTTTTGGCCCTGGCGCTCGTCCAGTTTCACAAGCCGTTCGATGAGAACGCCGTCGTGGTGGTTTCCCCACCGCCCCAGTACGAGGAGAAACTGGAGGTGATCGAGGAAATTGTCGTCAGCGAAACGCCCCAGACCGAGGTTGGCGTTGATGCCATGGCCGAACTGGATCTGGCCGAAGCTTCGGCGGACGTATACGCCGAGGTCGCAGACATCCCCAACCCCATCGACCTGCAGCCGACCGAATTGGGGCAGATCATGGTCAACAAAATCTTCAGCCAACCCGTCGCCCCGCAAAAGCGGCTGGAAACGGTGAAAGGGAGTACCGGCGTCGGCGTCGCCGGTGCCCAGGGCGCGGTCGACCAGATCACTGCTGAAATTCTGTTCGCCGCTGAGGAGCGGCCGACCCTCGTGGTCTGGCTATTCGACCAGAGTGGCTCGCTCACGCGGCAGCGCGCTGATATTCGTGACCGCTTCGATCGCATTTACGATGAACTCGGGATCATGCAGAAAACGCGTGAGAACAAGCACCTAAATCCTGACGAGGAACGCATCCTCACCTCCATCATCGGCTTCGGTGAGAAGGTGGAACTCTATACCGAGGAACCTATCTCGGATCTGGCGGAAATTAAGCAGATTGTCGACAAGCTGCCCGTAGACAGTTCCGGCGTCGAGCGCGTCTTCACGGCGATCGAATCGGCGGCGAAACAGTACAAGTCTCTCCGCCGTGATGTGGGCCCGCGAGGTCCGAAACGCAATGTCCTCTTTGTCGTGGTCACTGACGAACGCGGTGACGACTACAACCGATTGGAGACCTCGATCACGTCTTGCCGCCAACTCGGCGTGCCCGTCTACGTGATCGGTGTGCCAGCTCCCTTTGGCCGCGAACATACGCTCGTTAAATACGTCGATCCCGATCCCAAGTACGACCAGTCACCCCAGTGGGCGCAGGTCGATCAAGGCCCCGAAACGTTCTTGCCCGAGCGCATCCAGTTGAGCTTCAGCGGCAACTTTGATGACGAACCTGTCATCGATAGTGGTTTCGGTCCCTACGGCCTCACCCGTCTGTGCTATGAGACCGGTGGTACCTACTTCACTGTACACCCCAATCGCAATACGTCCCGGCAAGTCAGGCGGGGTGAGATCGAAGCATTTTCTGCGGACATGAAGTACTTTTTCGATCCGACGGCGATGGCCCGCTACAGCCCCGACTACCTCTCGCAAGCCGACTATGTCAGTGCCGTCAAACGTAGCCCACTGAGAATGGCACTGGTACAAGCGGCTACGATTCCTAATGTCACCGGGATTCAGCGTCCACGGCTGCGGTTTGTCAAAACAAGCGAAGCACAGCTGGCTGGCGACCTGACGAACGCTCAGCAAGACGCCGCGCCCCTCGAACCAACCCTGGTACGACTGGCGGCGACGTTAGAACCCGGCCTCAAAGGCCGTGAGGACGAAACCAGTCCTCGCTGGCGGGCAGGGTTTGATCTCGCCTATGGCCGGGTGCTGGCGCAAAAGGTCCGGACGGAAACCTATAATGCCGTCTTGGCCCAAGCCAAACAGGGCATGCCGTTTGCTGACCCTAAGAATAACACCTGGATCCTCGAGCCCAGTGACCAAATCAGCGTCGGTAGTAAATGGCAGCGCGAAGCAGATTCCGCCCGCGAATTCCTCACTCGCGTCGTTGAAGAGAATCCTGGGACGCCATGGGCACTGTTGGCACAACGCGAGTTGGATGTCCCAATTGGCTGGCAATGGAAGGAAGACTTTACCGATCTCAAGCCCCGAAATGAGGGTGGCGGTGGCAATAATAACAACAATAATAACGTTCCTAAGGACGATGAGCGTAGAATGCTCAATCGTGCTCCCAAACGTCCCGTTCCCAAGTTGTAG
- a CDS encoding GNAT family acetyltransferase → MPHAIKIRDFTARDEVALISLWNTCELTRPWNDPALDIHRKLSGQRDWLLVGMLDQKLIASVMVGYDGHRGWINYLAVHPIHRESGIGRLLMSEAESRLRGVRCPKINLQVRRDNREATAFYEAIGFTQDDVVSFGKRLADDSIKENERGSQS, encoded by the coding sequence ATGCCCCACGCCATCAAGATTCGAGACTTCACAGCAAGAGATGAAGTCGCGCTCATCTCGCTTTGGAACACATGCGAACTCACGCGACCGTGGAATGATCCTGCGCTCGATATTCATCGAAAGCTCTCTGGTCAACGGGATTGGCTTTTGGTCGGCATGCTAGACCAGAAACTCATTGCATCGGTGATGGTTGGCTATGACGGGCACCGCGGTTGGATCAACTACCTTGCGGTTCATCCAATTCACCGTGAGTCTGGGATTGGTCGCTTATTGATGTCCGAAGCTGAGAGCCGCCTTCGCGGTGTTAGGTGCCCAAAGATCAACCTGCAAGTGCGCCGCGACAACCGGGAAGCGACTGCGTTCTACGAAGCAATCGGTTTCACGCAAGACGACGTGGTCAGTTTCGGAAAACGTCTGGCCGACGATTCCATCAAGGAGAACGAGCGAGGGTCGCAGTCGTGA
- a CDS encoding ester cyclase, producing the protein MQNNRDVVNGFVESVLNRGQFDATSEYFWEDVVEQAPFPGQAPGIEGLKDVVRGLRISFPDMHWTIDEQITEGEKVLSRFHWKGTHRGEFLGVPATNRPVSVWGMVIDRVEDGRIKETRIIMDTLGLMTQLGVLLPPPR; encoded by the coding sequence ATGCAAAACAACAGAGATGTCGTCAATGGATTCGTCGAAAGTGTGCTGAATCGGGGACAATTCGATGCCACCAGTGAATACTTTTGGGAGGATGTGGTGGAGCAGGCTCCCTTTCCTGGGCAAGCTCCCGGAATCGAAGGGCTCAAGGATGTGGTACGTGGCCTTAGAATCTCCTTTCCTGACATGCATTGGACCATTGACGAGCAGATCACTGAGGGCGAAAAGGTCTTGTCAAGATTTCATTGGAAAGGCACCCACCGAGGCGAATTTCTCGGAGTACCCGCTACCAATCGTCCTGTATCTGTTTGGGGCATGGTAATCGATCGTGTCGAGGACGGACGAATCAAGGAGACACGCATCATCATGGATACCCTTGGCCTCATGACGCAGTTAGGAGTTCTGCTACCGCCTCCCAGGTGA
- the dinB gene encoding DNA polymerase IV has translation EGRGVVAAANYEARKFGVHSAMPMATALRLCPDVVVLPVRMSYYAEVSRQIRDIFFRYTPLVEPLSLDEAFLDVTGCESLFGTAANIARLIKDEIMEETSLVASVGVAPNKFLAKIASDVRKPDGLVVVPPDQIQSFLDPLPVGRIWGVGKVTGGLFDRLGIHTIEQLRQRSVETLKQDFGSQGEHFWKLARGIDDRAVVSDREAKSISHETTFATDIADRDLSRAWLLDLTEQIMRRLRRKNEQARTVHLKIRFATLRTITRSRTLSRSTDVTAEVWQVAKELHDAALSGNRSSIRLIGVGVSNFSGDQLVQQTLFDADPESQEHAKQRKLDAVSDAVRDKFGSSSLSKGNTRPRTQAESR, from the coding sequence CCGAGGGGCGTGGCGTTGTCGCAGCGGCAAACTACGAGGCGCGTAAATTTGGCGTGCATAGTGCCATGCCAATGGCGACAGCGTTGCGGCTCTGCCCCGATGTCGTCGTCTTGCCCGTTCGGATGAGCTATTACGCCGAAGTCTCGCGCCAGATCCGGGACATCTTCTTTCGCTACACACCGCTCGTTGAACCGCTATCGCTTGATGAAGCCTTTCTCGACGTTACCGGATGTGAGTCACTGTTTGGCACCGCCGCAAATATCGCTCGCCTGATTAAAGACGAGATCATGGAGGAAACGTCGCTCGTCGCATCTGTCGGTGTTGCCCCGAACAAATTCCTAGCGAAGATCGCCAGTGACGTGAGAAAGCCTGACGGCCTCGTCGTCGTCCCGCCCGATCAAATCCAATCTTTCCTGGATCCGTTGCCGGTGGGACGGATTTGGGGCGTCGGGAAGGTCACCGGTGGCTTGTTCGATCGACTTGGCATTCACACGATCGAGCAACTTCGCCAACGCTCGGTTGAAACACTCAAGCAAGACTTCGGAAGTCAGGGCGAGCACTTTTGGAAGCTGGCTCGCGGGATCGACGATCGTGCCGTTGTGTCAGACCGTGAAGCGAAGTCGATCTCCCACGAGACAACGTTTGCAACAGACATCGCTGACCGAGATCTGTCACGGGCGTGGTTGCTGGATCTGACTGAGCAGATCATGCGACGATTGCGGCGGAAGAACGAGCAAGCGAGAACGGTCCATTTGAAAATCCGCTTTGCCACCCTTCGGACGATTACGCGATCTCGGACGCTCTCGCGTTCTACAGACGTGACGGCCGAGGTTTGGCAAGTTGCGAAAGAGTTGCATGATGCAGCCCTTTCAGGCAATCGTTCGAGCATCCGCTTGATCGGTGTCGGAGTCAGCAATTTCAGCGGCGATCAGTTGGTCCAACAGACCCTGTTTGATGCGGACCCGGAAAGCCAAGAACACGCGAAGCAACGGAAACTGGATGCGGTTAGCGATGCGGTGCGTGATAAGTTCGGCAGTTCATCGCTGAGCAAGGGAAACACGCGGCCGCGAACTCAAGCAGAGAGTCGCTGA
- a CDS encoding zinc-ribbon domain containing protein — MTVQPGTYSEVRLGWWASPEDRIPETAIEARPSQQIKATIPVTHYVDLKRRCRDCSRPFIFFAEEQQYWCETLHFYVGADCVRCTECRKEQRRVNGLAEKKVAGAEKIGSGHLFSPRAQARLSARSVRGRPAWRASGPIVATTSCRRGSRFATRQERKRSPSDVGVPTACEGARMVNRLAVGLKITCDERSST, encoded by the coding sequence ATGACAGTTCAACCCGGCACTTACTCGGAAGTCCGGCTTGGATGGTGGGCATCACCGGAAGACCGCATACCTGAAACTGCTATTGAAGCTCGACCGTCCCAACAAATCAAAGCGACAATCCCGGTCACGCACTACGTCGACCTCAAGCGACGATGTCGCGACTGTTCTCGGCCGTTCATCTTTTTCGCAGAGGAGCAGCAGTACTGGTGCGAGACACTCCACTTTTACGTCGGGGCAGACTGTGTTCGCTGCACCGAGTGCCGTAAGGAACAGCGTCGCGTGAATGGGCTGGCCGAGAAAAAGGTGGCCGGAGCCGAAAAGATCGGTTCCGGCCACCTTTTCAGTCCCCGCGCTCAAGCTCGCCTATCGGCTCGGAGCGTGCGCGGTCGTCCAGCGTGGCGGGCTTCCGGCCCGATTGTTGCGACGACTTCGTGTCGTCGCGGCAGTCGCTTCGCGACCCGCCAAGAACGCAAGCGATCACCAAGCGACGTTGGGGTTCCAACGGCTTGCGAGGGCGCTCGGATGGTGAATCGCTTGGCCGTCGGTCTCAAAATTACTTGCGACGAGCGAAGTTCAACGTAA
- a CDS encoding metallophosphoesterase family protein — protein sequence MNGRLIAIGDIHGYNVPLQTLLQAIAPTENDIIVALGDYVDRGPDSKGVIDTLIQWGQKTQIVALMGNHEEMMLDVVRGLEPHHAWLKFGGIETLDSYHFNGDLDFLPPEHLEFFDSLGDYFVHDDFFFTHAAYDPHLSLEEQPVDMLRWYSLREGIPERHMSGRVAVVGHTANPDAQIVDVGHLICLDTKCYGGGLLTAMELPSKRIWQSTPEGVLL from the coding sequence TTGAACGGACGACTGATCGCGATTGGAGACATCCACGGCTACAACGTGCCGCTGCAGACGCTGCTGCAAGCGATTGCGCCGACCGAGAACGATATTATCGTGGCACTGGGTGACTACGTTGATCGCGGGCCTGACTCCAAGGGCGTGATCGATACCCTGATTCAATGGGGCCAAAAAACTCAGATTGTCGCGTTAATGGGCAACCATGAGGAGATGATGCTTGATGTCGTACGCGGTCTCGAGCCCCATCATGCCTGGCTAAAATTCGGCGGTATTGAAACTCTCGACAGCTATCATTTTAACGGTGATTTAGACTTCCTACCCCCCGAGCATCTAGAGTTTTTTGATTCGTTGGGCGATTATTTTGTCCATGACGACTTCTTTTTCACACATGCGGCCTACGATCCGCATCTGTCGCTCGAAGAACAGCCCGTCGATATGTTGCGATGGTATTCGCTGCGAGAGGGGATTCCCGAGCGACACATGAGCGGACGCGTCGCCGTCGTGGGGCATACCGCAAATCCAGACGCGCAGATCGTTGACGTGGGCCATTTGATCTGCTTGGACACCAAGTGCTACGGGGGCGGATTGCTGACGGCGATGGAATTGCCATCTAAACGGATTTGGCAGTCGACCCCTGAAGGTGTCCTGCTGTAG